The Nocardia sp. NBC_01329 sequence CCCATCGAGAAGACCTCGACATCTCAGCAGCAGTAGAGCGAGTCCGCCGGGCGGCCCCGGCACTCCGCGGTACAGCTGCTCAGGTGCGCGGCGGTCCGACTCGGTAACCCTCGGGACCAGCGGTGACCTCGGTGACCGTCGCAGCGGGCCGGCCGCAGCGGCGCTCGCAACCGGACCAGTGCTGTCGTCCGGCCGTCGTGATTGCCACGGCGGGGATCGGAGCATCCGTGGCCGTGGCATCGGGGAGATCCGTCCGGCCGGATTCGACAGCGGCCGCCGCGTCGGCACGGACATCGGTATGCGATCTGGCGCAGCCGGGCTGCCCCGCACACGCGGTGATCCGCAGCCACGGGGAGGCGGCGTCGAAGATGAGGCCCATCGGCGCCAGTACGCGGACAACCTGCTCGGCCGGCCCCTCTTCGAGGTCGGCGATGATCAGACTGCGCCACGGGGTGAGCAGGATCGGGCGTTCGACCGCGGCGAGGAATTCAGCGGTCCGGGCGGGCAGCGAACCCAGGCGTATGCCCGCGCCGAGCGAGACGAGATCGTCGTGTTGCGGGATCCAGCCGATCGGCGGTTCGGCGGGGCCGGTGAATTCCAGCCGGTCGGGTCCGGGTTCGAGCCCCAGCAGTGCGGCCAGTCGCGCGAGGCCGTCCTCGATCTCGTGCAGCCGCCACTGCCCGTCGGCGAGTTCGACGAATCCGTGCGCGGCCGCCAGCAGCACCTCGGCCGCATCGGCGGTGGTCACGCGGATTCCGCTGTCCCGGCCGGCGAGCAGGAGTGCGGATCGTTCGCCGCCGAGCGCGTGCAGACCGATATCCGGGCGTAGCGGGCTCACATCGCCCCGGCCGTCGTCGAGGGTGAACAGCACTCGGCCCGGAAGCGTGGCGAGCGCCGGCGAACCGAGCAGACCCGAGTCCAGCGCGGACACCAGCGGCCGGATATCGGGGTGGTCACCGGCCCGTCCGGACAAGGGGGAGGCGATGATATTGCGGACCCGCTCGTGAGTGCGGCTCGGCAACAACCCCGCGGCGGCCAGGCGTTCGGCGAGTGCACCCGCATCCCGGACTCGGCGGATCTGCACATTGCCGCGGGAAGTCAGTTCGATCGCGCCGTCCCCGAGATCGTGGGCCGCCCCGGCGAGGGCCTGTAGCTGTTCGGGAGCGAGCGTTCCTCCGGGGACCCGGACCCGGGCCAGCGGGCCGTCGGCGGCCGCGTGCAAGCGCAGGACACCGGGGCAGGAATCGGGATCGGTACGTGCCATGACCTCATCAGAGTAAGCACGTGCCGCGATGGTCGATCGCCGGGACCTGGATGGTCCAGGTTTCGGTCCCGGCCGGTGTGGTGACGACCGGCTCGGGCGGTCGCGGTAGCATCCGGGGGCTCGACGGGTGACGAGGAAACCGGTGGAACTCCGGTGCGGTCGCGCCACTGATACAGCCAGACCCTCTCCGGCGAGCACACAACCCCCCACGGGCGCGTCACCCAGGAAGGTCATCGCTGTGATTCTGCTGCTGTCCACCTCCGATACCGATCTGCTGAGCGCGCGCGCCAGCGGCGCCGGCTACCGGTGGGGTAATCCGGCCCGGTTGCTGGTGGACGATCTGCCCGGTCTGCTCGCGGATGCCGATCTGGTGATCGTGCGAATTCTCGGCGGTAAGCGGGCCTGGGAGGACGGTCTGGCCGCGGTGCGCGCGAGCGGTGTGCCGGTGGTGGCGGTCGGTGGTGAGATGGCTCCCGACGCCGAACTCATGGAATGTTCGACCGTTCCGGTGGGTGTGGCCTCCGACGCACACAACTATCTGGCGGCCGGTGGCCCGCAGAATCTGCGGCAGCTGCACAATTTCCTGTCCGATACGGTCCTGCTCACTGGGCACGGATTCGAACCGCCGGTGCAGTTGCCCAGCTGGGGCCGGCTGGAACGCGCTGTCCGGTATCCGGAATCGGTGGCCGGGAAGCCGACCGTCGGCGTCGTCTACTACCGGGCTCAGCATCTGGCCGGGAACACCGGCTATATCGATGCCCTCTGCGGGGCGATCGAGGACGCCGGCGCGGTACCGATCCCCGTCTATTGCGCGTCGCTGCGCACCGCTGAACCCGATCTGCTGGCCACGCTCCGGCAGGCCGACGCACTGGTGGTCACCGTACTGGCCGCCGGCGGCAGTAAACCGGCACTCGCCTCGGCGGGCGGTGACGACGAGGCCTGGGATATCGGTGCCCTCGCCGAACTGGATGTACCGATCCTGCAGGGTCTGTGCCTGACCAGTGGTCGCGCCCAGTGGGAGGCCAACGACGACGGATTGTCTCCGCTGGATGTGGCGACCCAGGTCGCGGTGCCCGAATTCGACGGCCGTCTCATCACGGTGCCGTTCTCTTTCAAGGAGTTCGACTCCGACGGGCTGTCCACCTATGTTCCCGATCCCGAGCGCGCCGCCCGGGTCGCCGGGATCGCGGTGCGCCACGCTCGTTTGCGGCATATCCCCGCGGAACGTAAACGGCTGGCGCTGATGCTGTCGGCCTATCCGACGAAGCACGCCCGGATCGGCAATGCCGTCGGACTCGATACTCCGGCCAGCGCTATCGCGTTGCTCACCGAAATGCGCACCGCCGGATATGATCTCGGCGCCGTCGGCGAGGTTCCGGGCCTGGAGGAACGCGACGGCGACGCCCTGATGCACGCCCTCATCGCGGCCGGTGGTCAGGATCCCGATTGGCTCACCGCCGAACAGCTCGAGGGCAATCCCGTGCGGATCGGTGCCGAGGTCTACACCGCCTGGTTCGCCACCCTCCCCGAGGAACTGCGCACCGCGGTGGTGGCGGCGTGGGGTCCGCCGCCGGGTGAGCTGTACCTCGACCGGTCCACCGACCCACGCGGTGAAATCGTTATCGCCGCACTGCGTTTCGGAAACGTGGTGCTGATGGTGCAGCCGCCGCGCGGTTTCGGGGAGAACCCGGTCGCGATCTACCACGACCCCGATCTCCCGCCCAGCCACCACTATCTGGCCGCCTACCGCTGGCTCTCCACCGATCCCGCGGCCGGCGGTTTCGGCGCCGACGCGATGGTGCATCTGGGTAAGCACGGCAACCTGGAATGGCTGCCCGGGAAGACGCTGGGTATGTCCGCGGCATGCGGTACGGATGCCGCCCTGGGGGATCTGCCGTTGATCTACCCGTTCCTCGTGAACGATCCGGGGGAGGGTACGCAGGCCAAACGCCGCGCGCACGCCACCCTGGTGGATCACCTGATTCCGCCGATGGCGCGCGCCGAGAGCTACGGCGATATCTCCCGGCTCGAACAGTTGCTCGACGAGCATGCCAATATCTCCGCGCTGGACCCGGCCAAACTGCCCGCGATCAGGCAGCAGATCTGGACCCTCATGCGCGCCGCGAAAATGGACCACGATCTGGGCCTGGCCGAACGTCCGGACGAGGAAACCTTCGACGACATGCTGCTGCACGTCGACGGCTGGCTGTGCGAGATCAAGGATGTCCAGATCCGCGACGGCCTGCATATCCTCGGCCGCGCCCCGGCCGGTGACAGTGAGGTGGACCTGGTCCTGGCCATGCTGCGGGCGCGGCAGCTGTGGGGCGGGGAGATGTCGGTGCCGGGTCTGCGGGAAGCGCTGGGGCTCAGCGAAGCCGGTGGCGAGGCCCGGGGGCGGGTCGATACCGTCGAGGCGCGGGCGCGGGAACTGGTCGTCGCGTTGCAGGCCGCCGAGTGGGCGCCCGACGCGGTGGACGGGCTCGTCGACGCGCACGCGGCCGAATTGTTCGACACCGCCGGTGCGGACCGCGCTGCCGTCGCCTCGGTGCTGCGCTTCGCCGCGACCGAGGTGGTGCCGCGCTTGCGCGGGACCGGGATCGAGATCCACCGGGTGCTGCACGCGCTGAACGGTGGTTTCATCCCCGCCGGTCCGAGTGGTTCGCCGTTGCGCGGGCTGATCAATGTGCTGCCCACCGGCCGCAATTTCTACTCCGTCGACCCGAAGGCCGTCCCGTCGCGACTGGCCTGGGAAACCGGCCAGGCCATGGCGGAATCACTGCTCGACCGCTACCTCGCCGATCACGGCGAATACCCGCGTTCGGTGGGCCTCTCGGTCTGGGGTACCTCGGCGATGCGGACCTCCGGTGACGATATCGCCGAGGTGCTGGCGCTGCTGGGGGTGCGCCCGGTCTGGGACGAGGCCAGCCGCCGGGTCACCACTCTCGAGGTGATCGACCTCGCGGAGCTGGGCCGCCCGCGCGTGGATGTGACGGTGCGGATCAGCGGTTTCTTCCGCGACGCGTTCCCGCATGTCCTGGCGATGCTCGATGACGCGGTGCGGCTCGTCGCCGAACTGGACGAACCCGCGGAGTCGAACTACGTGCGCGCCCACACCCGCGCCGATCTCGCCGAGCACGGTGACGAACGCCGGGCCACCACCCGTATTTTCGGGTCGAAACCGGGTACCTACGGCGCGGGCCTGCTCCAGCTGATCGATTCCAAGAGCTGGCGCACCGACGACGATCTCGCGCAGGTCTACACCACCTGGGGTGGCTACGCCTACGGGCGCGATCTCGACGGCGCACCGGCGGCCGACGATATGCGCACCGCGTACCGCCGGATAGCGGTCGCCGCGAAGAACACCGATACTCGCGAGCACGATATCGCCGATTCCGACGATTACTTCCAGTACCACGGCGGCATGGTCGCCACGGTGCGCGCCCTGACCGGGAAGAACCCGGAGGCCTATATCGGTGACAGCACCCGCCCGGACGCGGTGCGTACTCGCACCCTGTCGGAGGAGACCGCCCGGGTGTTCCGGGCTCGGGTGGTCAATCCGCGCTGGCTCGAGGCCATGCGCCGGCACGGTTACAAGGGCGCCTTCGAGATGGCGGCCACCGTCGACTACCTGTTCGGCTACGACGCGACCACCGATGTGATCGCCGACTGGATGTACGAGAAGCTCGCCGAGAGCTATGTCTTCGACGAGACCAACCGTAAGTTCATGGAGCAGTCCAATCCGTGGGCGTTGCACGGTATCGCCGAACGGCTGCTGGAAGCGGCCGAACGTCAACTGTGGGCGAGCCCGGAACCGGAGACCCTGGACAGGCTGCGCCAGGTGTATCTCGAGACCGAGGGCGAACTGGAATAGGCGCCGGTACGCGTCAGAGGGTCCAGCTGCTCTGGATGAAGTAGTCGCTGGTGGCGAAGAGGATCTTCGCCGCTGTCTGCTGGTTGTCGATGCCGAAGGCGACCAGTCCGTGGCGCGGTCGGCCGGGCTCCAGGAATCCGGACGGGTACGCACCGGGCACGTCGGTCAACGGATACACCGTCGTGCCGTCGGCGGTCACCATGCGCAGGTCGAGCGTCGGCAGGAAGTAGGGGTTGCCCGCGGTCTGTTCGGCGGCGACGTCGTAGACCAGGACCTGCTGACCGTCGGCGCGCGGCGCGACCTCGGTTTCGGCGGGCCGGACGGTGACCGCCATATCGCCCCCGGTGCGGACCGGAAACGTAGTGCCCAGCGGTCCGGCGGGAACCGGATCCTCGGCGACCGCCGACGGCGGTCCGGGTAGCACCGGTACCGGCTCGGCGACCGCGGCGGTGACCGAGAACAGCGGTAGAACGACGGCAGCGGCGGCCATGACGGTCTTTTTCACGTGGATCCTTCGGAGTCGTCGGCCCTCGGGCGCGATATCGGTACCGGCACGCCGTTGGCCGGGCGCTGCGAGAGGCGCCGTGGGAACGACGCGTCCCGATGAGCCGCTTCCTGGTACCGGGTACTCGGGCGGCGGCCCTCCGCGAGCCTAGAAGACAGCCGGCTACCCCCGCATCCCGGAAAACGGAACTTCGCGAATATGTGATTTTCGATCTTGCCGAGTCCATACCGTGACCCGGGCCGGGCGATCAGGAGCCGTCGGCCGCGGCGAAGAGTTCTCGGGCCGCATCCACTGCCCGAGCCAGGACTGCCGGGTCGTTCGTCAACCCGCCCACGATCTCATCGATATCACGTAACCCGGCCCGATCCAGCAGCCGTTTCTCGTTGGTGACCCATTCACCGCGCGCGGCCGCGATCGCATGCGCCGTCTGCATCGCCGCGGTGGCCAGCGCGCCGGCGGTTTCGGTGAGCCGCCCGTGCGGGACGTAGGCGGTCCGGGCGTAGTGCAGGGTCAGCGCGGCCTGTCTGCGCCAGATCGGTGGTGCGATCTCCCGCATGGCCGCCGGGAATCCGGGTCGCGGCAGTCTGCCCCGCAGCATCTGTGCGTGCGCGAGTTCGCCCACCACCAGATAGGCCGGAATCCCCGCCAGGTGGAACGCGAGCGGTTCCCACCGGAATCGGCCCAGTTCCGCTTCGGCGCGTTCGTGTTCGACCACGGTCAGATCCCGGTAGTGCACATCGACCGCGCGGTCGTCGATCGTCAGCCATGCGCCGCCGTTGAACACCCCACCCCATGCCCCGAGCTCGGACACCTCTCCGGCCCAGCCCACCGCGCGCAGGTCGGCAGGTTCGAAGCGGTCGCGGTAGTAGAGCGCGAAGTCCCAATCGCTGTCGGGCGCGTGGGTGCCCTGCGCCCGGGATCCGCCCAGCGTGACGGCGACGACGTTCGGCAGTGCGGCGAGACGGTCGGCGACCGATGCCGCGAATTCGTTGTCGGGGAGCACGTTTCCTTCCGATATCTGCCGGATCGGCCCGGCGGTTGTCACGGGTGGTCGGATTCGTCTGCGGTGACGGGGTCGGCACCCGCCGGTTCCGGGGTTCCCTGGGCGCGTAGCCGGGCCTCGAGCCCGTCCAGCAGGCACAGCAACCCGAAATCGAAGCCGATGGCGTTGCCGACGGCGGAATCCTCCGGCATGAGTGTCCGGTAGTCCGCGCGCATCTGCGGATAGTCCGCGCTGAGTTCGTCGAGCATCCGCATCACCTGGTCGCGGTCGACGGAACCGCCGTGGGCCTGCTCCATCGCGATCAACGGAACGACCTGGCCGAGTACGAAACTGGTGACGGTGCCGCTGGCGAGGTAGACGTCCAATCCTCGGAAGCCCGCCTCGGTGAACGCCTGCCGTAGCCGTTCGGTCAGCCGGAAAGCTTGCGGACCGACACTCGGTATCCGGCCGATGAGTGTCGCCGACCACGGGTGGGCCAGTAGCGCGCCGCGGAAGTTGTAGGCGAAGGTACTGAGCAGTTCGCGCAAACCGGCTGTGTGTTCCAGGCCCGCGCCGTCGACCGCCCCCCAGATCTCGTCCAGCGCGAGTTCGAGCAGTTCGTTCTTGTTCGCGACGTACCAGTAGAGGCTGGTGGCGCCCGCGTCGAGTTCGGCGCCGAGTCTGCGCATGCTGAGTGCGTCGAGGCCCTCTTTGTCCAGGATCGCGACCGCGGCCCGCACGATCTGCTCCCGGTCCAGGCCCGCGGTCCTCGGTTTGCGCGGCGGGCGGGTCCACACGCTGCTGAACTGGTCGGTCACCTCTCGATCCTAACCTGTGTCGCACAGTGTGCGATTTCATCGTACAGTGTGCGGGTGAACTCGAACACTGTACGAGACCCGCGCCGCTGGCTCGTTCTCGCCGCGCTCTGCCTGGCGCTGATGGTGCTGATGATCGACAGCACCGTGCTGAACATCGCCATCCCGTCCCTGATCCGCGAACTCGACGCCACCCCCTCCGATATCCAGTGGATCCTCGATTCCTATGTGCTGGTCTTCGCCGGACTACTGCTCACCGCGGGTAGCCTGTCCGATCGGTTCGGCCGCCGGCTGATGTTGATCCTGGGCCTGACGGTCCTGGGCGTGGGCTCGCTGGCCGCGGTGCTGGCCACCGAGCCCTGGCAGGTCGTCGGCGCCCGGGCCGTCATGGGCGTCGGCGGTGCGCTGCTGATGCCCTCGACGCTGTCGATCCTGATGACCACCTTCGACGAGGACGAACGCCGAATGGCGCTGGCCGCCTGGTCCACCGTCTCGATCCTCGGTATCGTCGCGGGCCCCACCCTGGGCGGTCTGCTGCTGGAGCATTTCTGGTGGGGATCGGTGTTCCTGCTGAACATTCCGGTGGCCGTGCTGGCGATCGTCGCCGCACTCGTGCTGATGCCCGAGACCACCGGTGAACAACGCCCGATCGACGGGGTGGGAGCGGTGTTGTCCGTCCTCGCGCTCGCCTCCACCGTGTACCTGGTCATCGAGCGGGAGTGGAATATCGCGGTGCTCGTCCTGGCGGTCGTATCCGCCGGCGCGTTCGTGCTGTGGGAGCGGCGGCAGGAGCATCCGATGCTGCCGCTGGGACTGTTCGCCAACCGCGATTTCACCGGTACCTGCGCTACGGTGCTGCTCATGGTGTTCGGTATGGGCGCGGTGATGCTGATGCTCACCCAATACCTGCAGTTCGTTCTCGGCTACGGTCCGATGAAAGCCGGTCTCGCGCTACTGCCCTATGCCCTGGCCGGGGCGGTGTTCAACGGGCTCGGTGCGACCCTGGGCAAGAACCTGGCGAACAAGACGCTGATCGTCGCGGGATTGGCCGTGATGTCGGTCGCCTTCGCGATATTGGCCACGGGCACCGGATATCTGTGGGTCCTGGTGAGCATGCTGGTCATGGGTATCGGCGGTGGTCTGGCCGGTCCGGCCGCCTACACCGCGATCATGAACGCCATACCGCTGCGGCACGCGGGCGTGGGCTCGGCGCTCAACGACACCCTCCAACAGGTCGGTATGGCACTGAGTATCGCCATCCTGGGCAGTGTGCTGGCCGGAGTGTTCACCACACAGATGCCGGCCGACGCACCCTCGGCGGCTCGTGAATCCATCGGCGCGGCATTCACACTCGGGTACTCCGATATCGCGAAGACCGCTTTCACCGAGGCAGTATCGGTCGGAGCGTGGGTGAGTGCCGGCTTCAGTGCGGCGGCCGCCCTGCTCGGCGCGATCGTCCTGCGTGCCCACCCGGCCACCGCCGCACGCGAAGAATCGCCCGCCGCGGCAATCCCGGTCCGCAATCCTGCCCTCGACGCGTGATCTGGCGAAAACAGCGGTAGCGGAGCCTGGTCAGGTCAGATCACCTACGCAGGTGATCACGGATGGTTTCGCGTCGTCGTTCCGGACTGGTGAGGTCGCGTGTCCCACTGTCGACTTCCTCGAGCCCGCCCCGCCAGTTGGTTTCCGGAGGCGGGAAAGTGGATACCTGAGGTCGTGCCGACATGGCAGCTCGGAATGTTCGCCCCGACGGGGTGGGGATCTGCTTACGGGTGGGTCGGTGGGTGTCGCGTGAAGGTAGGTGTGGATGTCGACAGTCTCGGAGCAGACTGCGCAACGGCAGTTCGCGTTGCAGGTCTATCAGGAGATGATGAAGGTCGGCGCCAGCGCGGTGGCGTATGACCCGGATGAGTTCGTCATCCGATACAACGACGGCGTGGTGCTCGATCTGAGCAACATCTTCCAGCAGGTGCGGGATTTCTCTGCCGCGGAACGACAGGTCGAGGTGGAGCGGTTCGCCGCCGCGATGCTCGCCCCAGCTCCGGCACTGTCGAGCTGGGACCAGGTCCGTCCGCTGTTGCGACCCGTTCTGCGGCCCTGCACGCACATGCTCGAAGATTCAGATTCCCGGTTGCGGCGGCCGGCTTTTCCGTTCATCGACGAGATGGTGGCAATCGATGAGCCGGGCCGGATCGTACTCCCGGCACAACAGCAGCTGGTCGAATGGGGCGTGGGCGCGGAGGAGGTGTTCGAGGCCGCGCGGCGGAATCTCGCTGAAACGGTCTTCACCACCGAGTTCGACGAGGATGCCGTAGTCCGTATCGTCGTAGACGACCCGAGCTATCTCCCGTCGTGGCTGCTCGTCCCGGGTTGGCTGGCGGCGTGTACCCGCGGCTACCGGCATCGGCCGGTGGCATTCATTCCGGATTACACGTCGTTGATCGTCGCTCCAGGTGATCCGGAACTGCTCGAGCATCTGTATCAGACCGTGGAGCAGGAAGTCCGTGACGCCGCCCGACCTCTGTCACCGCAGGCCTACACCGTCGACGACAACGGGATGGTGGTCCCACTGGATCGGGCGATCACCGGACCGTTGCCGCCCGTCGTCGACCGAGCCCGGACGCTGCTGGCCTACACCCGATACGGAGCGCAGCGCGACTGGCTGCAGCAGAAATACAACTCCGACGCGGTGATGGACGGGGACTTGAACGAGTCTGAGTCTCTCTTTGTCGCCGACATCGTGGTGGGCCAACAGAAGGAGGATGGTTCGCCGCAGATGGTGACGGTGTGGGGCGAAGGGGCACACGCGTCGCTGCCCGAGGCGGATTACATCGCTTTCGTATGTGAGGACAGGGAACAGACACTCATGGTTCCGTTCCAGGCCGCGGTGGAGATCACCGGCATCACGCCGATCCCCGGGCTTCGGCCGACTCGATACAGTGCGGTCGACTGGCCCGACCCTGTTGCATGGTCCCGCCTTTCCGAGGCGGCTGTGGCGACCGAATCGATGGATCGGGACCCGCGGAGCGTTGCGACATCGGGGGACCACATGACCTCGACAACCGACTACGACCGTTTCGTCGATACCAGCGACATTGTCACCGATATTGTGTACCGCCAAGTGGTCGATTCCGAGCTGACCGCCCGAACCATTCTGGCCGAGCGCTTGACCGACAGCCCGCTCACCGCCTTGCGGGACATCGCCCCCCATTTCCTAGGTCTCGCAGGGTATTTCAGCCGCGGCGATTTCGGTGATGGCTCGGGAATCGTCCGTTCCCACGCTGACTCGGCCGCCAACGCGTTGGTGGCCCGGTTACAGTCGGCGCGCCGGCCGGTAGGTGCCGGCTACGTCTCGATGATCATCGATGACGACGTATTCCAGATCCCGGCTACGGGCGGCGCGTCACCACCGTTGCCGGCCTCGGATTTTCTGTCCGCCCTGTGGATCAGCGTTGTCACACGCAACCCACGGCTGCTGATGTTTCTGCTGGGCAGTGCAGACCACCCCGGCTACCCGCTCGCTGAGACGAATGACTACGCGAGTCTGTGGGGGCTGGCGTGGCAACAAATCCACTGCGGCGACCCGGCAGTCCACGACACTTTGCACGCAGCCCAGAATGCCGCCCAGGCGGCGCGCGACGAGTATGCCACCCTCTGCGCGGCTCCGGCGATCCAGGCGCTACAGGCTGCCGTCGGTGGTACGCCAACCGAGTTCAACACCGCGTTCGTCGACGCCCTGCGGCAGTACAGAAGCTTCTCGGGAACGAGCGAAAGAAGCCTGATATCAGCCGGTTTCGTCGCCTGGCATCTGCTCGCACTGGCCTGCTTCGCGACCGATCGCGGTCTCCCGCTCACCGTCGCCTCGGACTACCTCCCGCCTGCCCTTCTCGATCGTGCGTGGACGCTCCCCCTCGCCGACGACATCATCCGCTACCCCAACTCGACGCACGACGATGATGGCGACCCGCTCCCTGTGCTCCGTCTCGGCGTCGACGGCCGCTGGGAGTTCGCCGGCTGGCCCAGTGACGTGAATGGAGGGTCCCGGTAGCGTCGGCCGAGGCGATGGCCGCGCAGTTCGACCGTATCCAGAGCGAAGCGATCAACTTGTGAGCGGTGCCCCGTTGGGCTGGAGTGCCGGGCCGAGCGCCTGGAGGGTGCCGGGTTTGCGGCCCTTGCCCCACCCGATCTGTGCGCGGTAGCTGCCCAGCAGTCCGCTGCGGACCATTTCTTCCTGATCACCGGCTGTCGAGGATTCGGGTTCCGGGGTCGTGCGGGGGGACACGAACAAGGCGTCGGCCGGGCAGTTCGCTTCGCACTGGAAGCAGGTTTGGCAATCGCTGTGCCGGCTGATCACCGGGATACCGTCGGCGCCGCGGTCGAAGACATTGGTCGGGCAGACCATGACGCATTTATCGCAGGCGATGCAACGCTGCGCGGAGACGAGTTCGATCACGACGCCACCGCCACGGGGATCGCCGCCTGCTCCGGGCGGACCCAGATCCGGTCCAGTCCGCCGGTGATCAGGCGATGGTGCTGACCGGGATCCTGGTCGGGGAAATCGAGTCGTTTCGCCATTCCGCGGGTCTCGGTGCGCGCCAGTGCCGCCCGGTACATCCACCGCGCGTGTGCGGTCATCGCCGCGGCCTGCCGGGTGCGCACGCGTTCTTCACCGTCGCCGCCCAGGGATTCGCGGATATCGGTCCAGATCGTGTCCAGTGTCGTCAGCGATTCGGTCAGCACACTGCCGCGGCGCAGATAGTTCTTGTCGTACGGCAGGACCTCCCGCTGTACGGCCTCCACCACGCGGCGTGGATCGCGGTCGATCCGGCGGCCCTCCGGCCGGGCACCGGCCGTTCCGATTCCGGTAAGCCGCCGGCCCGCCGCGCCGGCGCCGACTGCCAGCGCGTATCGGGCGGCTCCCGCACCGGCCCAGGTGCCCGAGGAGATCGCCCACGCGGCATTGTGGCTGCCGCCGCCGGTGAAGCCGCCGCAGATCAGTTCGCGGGTCGCGGCATCACCGGCGGCGTAGAGACCTGGCACGCTGGTGCCGCATTCGTCGGTGACGAGGCGGATCCCGCCGGTGCCGCGAACGGTGCCCTCGGCGATCAGCGTGATCGGGAATTTATCGGCGAACGGGTCGATTCCGAGCCGGTCGAAGGTCAGGAAGAAGTTCGGCTGGGCGCGGCGCATGGCCGCGCGGGCCGGTTCGTCGGCCCGGTCGAGACGGCAGAAAACCTTGTCGTGCAATAGCTCCGCGGCGATCGGGGAGCGGTTGCGTCCGCTGGCGCCTTCGAGCACGCTACCGTCGGCACGGTAGAAGGTGGCGAAATGATAGAAGGCTGTCTTCGTCACCGAGGTCCCCTCCGGCGCGATGCCGTAGGCGTTGGAGAATTCCATCCCGGACAGTTCGGCCCCGGCTTCCACGGCGAACAGTGCGCCGTCACCGGTGTTCACGTCACAGCCCAGCGCCTTGGACTGGAAGGCGCAGCCACCGGTCGCCAGTACCACCGCGCCGGCCCGGACCCGGTAATTCTCCCCGGCTTGCCGCCGATAGCCCGCGGCTCCCGCGACGGCACCCGCCGCATCGACGAGTAGTTCGGTGACCGGGCTGTGGTCGAGGATCCGCACACCGGCACGATGGACGCGAATCCGCATCCGGCGCATGTATTCCGGGCCCTGCAGTCCGTTGCGAAGTTGCCTACCGTCCGGCCCGACCGGGAACGGGTAGCGGCCCTGCTCGGCGAGTTCGTTCAGCCGGTCGTAGGTCTCGTCCAGCACCCGCGCCGACCAGCGTCGATCGGCCAGGTAGCCACCCAGGCTCTCACGGCTCGCGATAGCGGCCTCACGTTCGACGGGGTCCGGCGGGACATACCAGACGCCGGTACCGGCAGAGGCGGTGGCGCCACTGGTCCCGCAGTAGCCCTTGTCGGCGAGCACCACGTCCGCGCCGGCGCGGGCGGCCCGCAGGGCGGCCCAGGTGGCAGCGGGGCCACCGCCGATCACGAGAACATCGGTGCTCGAGTCGTGCGCATCCGTCATTCGAACCCCTTGTTTATGAGCGACTGCCGCGTCGGCGCGGGTCACAGTGACGAATGCCAGGCTGCACCGGGCAGCGCAGGCGGACAACGTTTGGAATCGCGAATAGCGCAAATCTCGTTGCCGCTCGGCGGTGTCGTCATGATCACGCAATGCCTAAACGTGTGCAGGCTCTGCTCTTCGCGCTGCTCGCGGCCGTCTCCTCGATTTCGGCGTGCGGCACCTCGTCGGAAGCCAGGACGACCGGTGCCTTCAGCCACGGCACCTATATCGTCCGCGACGATTTCGCCCGTCACCGCGACGCCGTGGCCGATCTGACCCAGGGCACCGCCCGCGCGATCCGCTGGGC is a genomic window containing:
- a CDS encoding FAD-binding protein; this translates as MTDAHDSSTDVLVIGGGPAATWAALRAARAGADVVLADKGYCGTSGATASAGTGVWYVPPDPVEREAAIASRESLGGYLADRRWSARVLDETYDRLNELAEQGRYPFPVGPDGRQLRNGLQGPEYMRRMRIRVHRAGVRILDHSPVTELLVDAAGAVAGAAGYRRQAGENYRVRAGAVVLATGGCAFQSKALGCDVNTGDGALFAVEAGAELSGMEFSNAYGIAPEGTSVTKTAFYHFATFYRADGSVLEGASGRNRSPIAAELLHDKVFCRLDRADEPARAAMRRAQPNFFLTFDRLGIDPFADKFPITLIAEGTVRGTGGIRLVTDECGTSVPGLYAAGDAATRELICGGFTGGGSHNAAWAISSGTWAGAGAARYALAVGAGAAGRRLTGIGTAGARPEGRRIDRDPRRVVEAVQREVLPYDKNYLRRGSVLTESLTTLDTIWTDIRESLGGDGEERVRTRQAAAMTAHARWMYRAALARTETRGMAKRLDFPDQDPGQHHRLITGGLDRIWVRPEQAAIPVAVAS